The Penicillium digitatum chromosome 6, complete sequence genome has a window encoding:
- a CDS encoding OTU-like cysteine protease, putative, whose product MRIRVRGPSGQSTITLDDTATIKDLQIQMAEKTGLATFDIKYGYPPKPLELHSFQQDQRILETGINLNGESLIVAQKEGTTRGVSDYTSTACTAPSQPARPAQPSRSQIPQGNTAEDPPEIASPEHAGTFVLRVMPDDNSCLFRAVGAAVMGDMDTMVELRSIIAGVIQSNPLEYTAAILGKKPDEYCTWIQNEDSWGGAIELKILSEYFNIEICSIDVQTLHIFQFNEGAPTRCIVVYSGIHYDVLALSPSRPPYTRANPLPHDDTKIFEAVDPVVLHKAKELCRVLQGKHYYTDTSGFTVRCNTCGGTFTGERGATKHAAETGHYEFGEASQLVVR is encoded by the coding sequence ATGAGAATTCGAGTCCGTGGGCCTTCAGGCCAGTCGACTATCACCTTGGACGACACCGCAACCATTAAAgatctccaaatccaaatgGCGGAGAAGACCGGCCTTGCTACCTTTGACATCAAATATGGATACCCTCCCAAACCACTCGAGCTTCACAGCTTCCAGCAAGACCAAAGGATATTGGAAACTGGGATAAATCTAAATGGAGAGTCCCTCATCGTCGCACAGAAAGAGGGGACCACCCGGGGCGTCAGCGACTATACGTCAACAGCCTGTACAGCGCCATCCCAACCAGCACGGCCAGCACAGCCATCAAGGTCACAAATACCGCAGGGAAACACCGCCGAAGACCCGCCAGAAATTGCCTCCCCAGAACATGCCGGAACGTTCGTTCTCCGGGTGATGCCCGACGACAACTCCTGTCTTTTCCGAGCAGTGGGCGCTGCAGTCATGGGCGATATGGACACGATGGTTGAGCTACGATCTATCATTGCAGGAGTCATTCAATCGAATCCGTTGGAATATACAGCGGCTATTTTGGGCAAAAAACCGGATGAATACTGTACCTGGATCCAGAACGAGGACTCCTGGGGTGGCGCTATCGAGCTCAAGATTCTTAGCGAATACTTCAACATCGAGATCTGTTCCATCGACGTACAGACTCTCCACATTTTTCAGTTTAATGAGGGAGCACCGACGCGATGTATTGTGGTGTACTCGGGGATTCACTACGATGTTCTTGCGTTGTCCCCCTCTCGCCCGCCCTACACGCGAGCCAACCCACTGCCACATGATGACACAAAGATCTTTGAGGCTGTTGATCCGGTTGTTTTACACAAGGCTAAAGAATTGTGCCGAGTGTTGCAAGGAAAGCACTATTACACGGATACTTCTGGGTTTACTGTTCGCTGTAACACCTGCGGAGGCACATTCACTGGAGAGAGAGGCGCTACGAAGCATGCCGCGGAGACCGGGCATTACGAATTTGGAGAAGCGAGTCAACTAGTTGTACGTTAG
- a CDS encoding Serine/threonine-protein kinase, Ulk1/Ulk2: MSGLRAAPGVFELKRSNSFQEHKYSLGQDDEPVSQSDAHQESDYEEDVEESVREDMRKLENTFPGISDRFRLVNRIGEGTFSTVYKAEDLYYDAHQNDWDISTPAQGNYAEPPSKRRRVEGEPTGRKKTKFVALKKIYVTSSPLRIQNELELLHDLRGCGSVCPLITAFRYQDQVVAVLPYFPHTDFRIQYRTFMVADMRHYLRSLMTALNSVHEHDILHRDIKPTNFLYNPDLKEGVLVDFGLAERQGSEYTSPCLCTHQSYVRRSRILSSYYSKNPPSTGYSAGYPKNDSRPSRRANRAGTRGFRAPEVLLKCTSQTTKIDMWSVGVILLTLLGRRFPFFNSADDIDAMIEMSSIFGTKRMKTAAAMHGQIFETNIPTIGEKGYSWEKLVKWSSCVEDLTESEQQATRLLSGLMELDPSKRLSAADALQHEFFTDPVHHDVEWGGNPEESAESGEEEEDDADEVAML, translated from the exons ATGTCAGGCCTCCGCGCTGCCCCGGGCGTATTTGAGCTCAAGCGCAGCAACTCCTTCCAAGAGCACAAATACTCGTTAGGACAAGACGATGAACCAGTCTCACAGAGCGACGCGCATCAGGAGAGTGACTATGAGGAAGACGTGGAAGAATCAGTCAGAGAGGATATGAGAAAGCTGGAAAACACATTTCCAGGTATCTCGGATCGATTTCGTCTAGTGAATAGGATTGGAGAAG GTACATTCTCCACGGTCTACAAAGCGGAGGACCTGTATTACGATGCACACCAAAACGACTGGGATATCTCAACACCAGCCCAAGGCAACTATGCGGAGCCTCCATCCAAACGACGGCGAGTTGAAGGCGAACCAACCGGACGGAAGAAAACGAAATTTGTCgcattgaagaagatctatGTCACCAGTAGCCCGCTGCGAATTCAGAACGAGTTAGAACTGCTGCACGATCTCCGAGGATGCGGGTCTGTCTGCCCATTGATTACTGCCTTCCGATACCAGGACCAAGTGGTCGCTGTGTTGCCATATTTCCCCCATACCGACTTTCGCATTCAATATCGCACATTCATGGTTGCAGATATGCGCCACTATCTAAGATCCCTTATGACCGCCTTGAACTCGGTACATGAACATGATATCCTTCACCGTGATATCAAACCGAC CAACTTCCTCTACAATCCAGACCTGAAAGAAGGTGTCCTGGTTGACTTTGGGCTTGCAGAG CGCCAAGGCTCAGAATACACCAGCCCATGTCTATGTACACACCAGAGCTATGTCCGGCGAAGCCGGATCCTTTCAAGCTACTACTCCAAAAACCCCCCATCCACGGGATATTCAGCCGGCTACCCCAAGAATGATTCCCGGCCATCACGACGAGCGAACCGCGCTGGAACTCGAGGCTTCCGAGCCCCAGAAGTGCTGCTCAAATGCACCTCACAAACCACAAAAATTGACATGTGGTCAGTGGGTGTTATCCTTTTAACTTTGCTGGGACGCCGGTTCCCCTTTTTCAACTCTGCCGACGACATCGATGCGATGATCGAGATGTCGAGCATTTTCGGCACCAAACGCATGAAGACTGCCGCGGCTATGCATGGTCAGATTTTCGAAACAAACATCCCAACCATCGGCGAGAAAGGCTACAGCTGGGAGAAGCTGGTGAAATGGTCCAGCTGCGTGGAAGATTTGACGGAAAGCGAGCAGCAAGCAACACGCCTCTTGTCTGGACTGATGGAATTGGACCCGTCTAAGCGCCTTAGTGCCGCGGACGCCCTGCAGCATGAATTCTTTACTGATCCCGTGCACCATGATGTGGAATGGGGAGGTAACCCAGAAGAAAGCGCTGAATCgggagaggaggaggaagatgatgcaGACGAGGTCGCCATGCTATAA
- a CDS encoding Condensin complex subunit 1 yields MEDRIQFNINESLKYYLSDPASIPTPDADPELLDCESDPDQLSPALIDSILNPIVDVVAENPEGLTRASFFDSLQFLLKHATLLPAKYLSKLLDLVVSGLSVEADVIHGDLESDEQDAIQHHKQLLEMYGFLLQWALSAVEVKAAEKPTEVAPVRRGGPKSKKSANSSQWDWTPQIQISMETMCKVMKLKLGRIFLTTSDRDTFVTLFTRTIYLVLESEQRVKSMAIRMHAFKVLCIAVKHHGQAFGAQTSIVQSLTYFEHLSEPMAEFLHILAEQYDYPQLSDEILKELGNKEFNSNDTRGPKSVSTFIIKLSELAPRLIIKQMTLLAKQLDSDAYTLRCAVIEVCGNLISDLSRQEERSDNYKTQINAFFDVLEERFLDINPYCRCRAIQVFMRICDLEQKFPKRRQAAAELAARSLEDKSSNVRRNAIKLLSKLVSTHPFSVMHGGLLSYKEWTERLDAVDEELNSLRPPETPGFEGGDLTQVDPELLDDATQIPDESPSKAPRVSDEEKAIAVQKAAEQAATSELMTRLQLTRKYYNEAIRFIEVLHSGSTIVTQLLSSRNKSEVIEAMDFFVVLDAYKIETARSGIRRMLRLIWTKGNSDEGKGVQTHLIDCYKGLFFDAPGSFTPNDAANYIARNMISLTFGATPAELTCLEQLLSTMMKAGNVSDAVIAKLWQVYSVQKKEISRTQRRGSIIVLGMLALADPEVVVKEIEAMLRIGLGGLGRADLVLAKYTCIALRRMIPGRQAKSKEVVGIPKLASDHSVLVKLMAMLEIETASKEWYGVAEHALNAIYTLSKHPDVLCSAILRRKTRFVFAPHLQKRPPSSRASANGEEEQHRPGTASTDDQESKPKPASAALSQLLYVVGHVAIKQIVHLELCELDFKRRKVEQEKTKAATAPQKEDNSEEDELDLIGGTTEDDFQDAMAHIRERELLYGETSLLAKFGPLVVEILANNNSYPDRDLQASATLCLAKLMCVSAEYCEKNLPLLITIMERSEDPIVRSNAVIALGDMAVCFNHLIDENTDFLYRRLNDDDDSVKRTCLMTLTFLILAGQVKVKGQLGEMAKCLEDDDKKIADLARMFFTELATKDNAVYNHFVDIFGLLSAERNLDEASLRRIVKFLIGFVEKEKHARQLADKLAARLPRCETERQWNDVAYALSLLPHKNEEITKTVSTGFKVVSAAA; encoded by the exons ATGGAAGACAGAATACAATTCAACATAAATGAATCGCTCAAGTACTACTTGAGCGATCCTGCTTCGATCCCGACTCCTGATGCGGACCCGGAACTGCTGGATTGTGAATCGGATCCTGACCAACTTTCGCCAGCGCTGATTGACAGCATTTTGAACCCGATCGTGGATGTCGTGGCGGAGAACCCCGAAGGATTAACACGAGCATCTTTTTTTGATTCCCTACAATTTTTACTAAA ACACGCGACCCTTCTTCCTGCAAAGTACTTGAGCAAACTTTTGGATTTGGTTGTTTCTGGTCTTTCTGTTGAAGCAGATGTCATCCATGGTGACCTTGAATCCGACGAACAGGATGCTATTCAACACCACAAGCAGCTTCTGGAGATGTACGGGTTCCTTCTCCAGTGGGCCTTGTCTGCCGTAGAGGTCAAGGCTGCAGAGAAGCCCACAGAAGTAGCACCCGTGCGACGAGGAGGACCCAAATCCAAGAAATCCGCCAACAGTAGCCAGTGGGATTGGACACCACAGATCCAAATATCCATGGAGACTATGTGCAAGGTGATGAAGCTCAAGTTAGGACGCATTTTTTTGACCACTTCGGACCGTGACACCTTTGTTACGCTATTCACACGCACAATTTACCTGGTTCTCGAAAGCGAGCAGCGGGTGAAGAGTATGGCCATTCGAATGCATGCTTTCAAGGTTCTTTGCATCGCAGTAAAACATCATGGCCAGGCCTTTG GAGCTCAAACTTCGATTGTGCAGAGCTTGACTTATTTTGAGCATCTTTCCGAACCCATGGCCGAATTCCTTCACATTCTGGCAGAACAATACGACTATCCACAGCTGTCCGACGAGATCCTGAA GGAGCTTGGAAACAAGGAGTTCAATTCTAATGATACGAGAGGCCCCAAGTCTGTTTCGACGTTTATTATCAAACTGTCCGAGCTTGCACCTAGATTGATCATTAAGCAGATGACCCTTCTGGCCAAACAGCTAGATAGCGAC GCATATACTCTCCGCTGCGCAGTGATCGAGGTCTGCGGAAACCTCATTTCTGACCTCAGCCGACAGGAAGAACGCAGTGATAATTATAAGACTCAGATCAACGCCTTTTTCGACGTCCTAGAAGAGAGATTCCTTGATATCAACCCTTACTGCCGCTGTCGCGCGATCCAGGTATTCATGCGAATCTGTGATCTGGAGCAAAAGTTCCCGAAGAGGCGACAAGCTGCAGCGGAACTCGCTGCCAGAAGCTTGGAAGATAAGAGCAGTAATGTGCGACGCAACGCGATTAAACTGCTTTCCAAGCTCGTTTCCACACACCCTTTCAGTGTTATGCATGGTGGGCTCCTCTCATACAAGGAGTGGACAGAGAGACTGGATGCGGTTGACGAAGAGCTAAATTCCCTGCGTCCTCCCGAAACGCCCGGTTTTGAGGGAGGCGACTTGACTCAGGTTGACCCTGAATTGTTGGATGATGCTACACAGATTCCGGATGAGTCTCCATCGAAAGCGCCCCGGGTGAGTGATGAAGAGAAGGCTATAGCTGTGCAGAAAGCCGCAGAGCAGGCGGCCACCTCTGAATTGATGACACGTCTCCAACTGACGAGGAAGTATTACAACGAGGCCATCCGGTTCATTGAAGTGCTTCACTCCGGATCCACCATCGTCACACAGTTGCTTTCATCTCGGAATAAAAGTGAGGTCATTGAAGCCATGGATTTCTTTGTTGTTCTCGATGCGTACAAAATTGAGACTGCCCGGAGTGGAATTCGCCGTATGCTGCGCCTGATTTGGACCAAGGGCAACAGTGACGAAGGAAAGGGCGTACAGACCCATCTCATTGATTGTTACAAGGGCCTTTTCTTCGATGCCCCGGGCTCTTTTACGCCCAACGATGCTGCAAACTACATCGCCCGCAACATGATTAGCTTGACATTTGGCGCAACTCCTGCAGAACTGACCTGCCTGGAGCAGTTGCTCAGCACAATGATGAAGGCTGGAAACGTATCCGATGCAGTGATTGCCAAGCTATGGCAAGTTTACAGCGTCCAGAAGAAGGAAATCTCACGAACTCAGCGCAGGGGCTCGATCATTGTACTTGGAATGCTTGCCCTGGCAGATCCAGAGGTTGTGGTGAAAGAGATAGAGGCTATGCTACGCATAGGTCTGGGTGGCCTAGGAAGGGCTGACCTAGTGCTTGCCAAGTACACTTGTATTGCTTTGCGGCGTATGATTCCCGGACGTCAAGCCAAATCAAAGGAGGTTGTTGGCATTCCTAAACTCGCCAGTGACCATTCTGTTTTGGTCAAGCTGATGGCTATGCTTGAGATCGAGACAGCCAGCAAGGAATGGTATGGAGTGGCAGAGCACGCGCTCAACGCCATTTACACTTTATCCAAGCATCCCGACGTTCTTTGCTCTGCTATCCTCCGACGAAAGACGAGATTCGTCTTTGCGCCGCACCTTCAAAAACGCCCACCTTCCTCACGTGCCTCTGCCAACGGAGAAGAGGAGCAACATCGACCTGGGACTGCTTCAACCGACGACCAGGAATCCAAGCCCAAGCCAGCATCTGCCGCACTCTCCCAGCTGCTGTATGTTGTTGGCCACGTTGCGATCAAACAGATTGTGCACCTGGAGCTGTGTGAGCTCGACTTCAAACGCCGCAAAGTCGAACAAGAGAAGACCAAAGCAGCCACTGCTCCTCAGAAGGAAGACAATTCTGAAGAAGACGAACTTGATCTCATTGGCGGAACAACAGAAGACGACTTCCAGGATGCCATGGCCCATATCCGAGAACGCGAGCTACTCTATGGAGAGACCTCCCTCTTGGCCAAATTTGGGCCTCTAGTGGTGGAAATTTTGGCCAACAACAATTCTTACCCGGATCGTGATCTGCAGGCCTCTGCAACCCTTTGCCTTGCCAAACTTATGTGCGTGTCTGCCGAGTACTGCGAGAAGAACCTGCCACTCCTTATCACTATAATGGAGCGGTCCGAAGATCCTATCGTCCGTAGCAATGCTGTGATTGCACTGGGAGACATGGCCGTTTGCTTCAATCACCTCATCGATGAGAACACCGACTTCCTCTACCgccgattgaatgatgacgatgactcTGTCAAGCGCACCTGTCTCATGACCCTTACCTTCCTCATTTTAGCAGGCCAAGTCAAGGTGAAGGGACAATTGGGCGAGATGGCGAAATGTCTGGAGGATGATGACAAGAAGATCGCTGATCTGGCTCGCATGTTCTTCACAGAATTGGCAACCAAGGACAATGCAGTGTACAACCACTTTGTTGACATCTTCGGCCTGTTGAGTGCAGAGCGCAACCTGGATGAAGCGTCTCTCCGCCGTATCGTCAAGTTCTTGATCGGTTTTGTTGAGAAG GAAAAACACGCTCGCCAGCTGGCCGACAAGCTAGCGGCTCGACTTCCTCGCTGCGAAACGGAGCGACAGTGGAACGATGTTGCGTATGCCTTATCTCTTCTACCGCATAAGAACGAAGAGATTACCAAGACCGTCAGTACAGGGTTCAAGGTCGTCAGCGCCGCAGCCTAA
- a CDS encoding Oxysterol binding protein (Orp8), putative: MSATAVPEKAPDDSSKLKTFLSILRKFVGVADIASVRFSLPAQLLEPRPNLEYWHYLDRPETFASIGKSDDELGRMLEVLRFWFTKDLKYVKGKPCKPYNSTLGEFFRCSWDVSDNIPEEGNLPGIKASSNGSSTVTDGDEKVKVCYLTEQTSHHPPVSAFYIDCRERGVSARGFDQISAKFTGTSIRVSPGQHNLGIFVNIEKRDNEEYQLTHPNAHLGGILRGALAVTVADTCYVTCPKTGLKAILQYMEEGWIGRSQNKLEGVIFRYESDKDTINRLKDVPESDVVARITGSWHGKIYFTPAGTKEPRLLIDITPLYPITKDLPPSEQQLSNESLKFWSGVTDAIVGKQFNQATKLKQDIEERQRQRAAERIEKGTEWSPRFFTGAVTPLGKPELTEEGQNALEGIRTGKFALTESTVQGA, from the exons ATGTCTGCCACTGCAGTGCCTGAAAAGGCACCAGATGACTCCTCCAAACTGAAGACTTTTCTCTCCATCCTTCGAAA GTTTGTCGGTGTGGCAGATATCGCTTCGGTTCGTTTTTCACTGCCGGCGCAACTGCTGGAGCCTCGACCAAACTTGG AATATTGGCATTACCTAGATCGACCGGAGACCTTTGCGAG CATCGGCAAGTCGGATGATGAGCTAGGTCGAATGTTGGAAGTGTTGCGGTTCTGGTTTACCAAGGATCTG AAATATGTCAAGGGGAAACCGTGCAAACCATACAACTCAACGCTGGGTGAATTCTTCCGA TGCAGCTGGGACGTTAGTGACAACATCCCCGAAGAAGGAAATCTTCCCGGCATCAAAGCAAGCTCGAATGGCTCCTCCACCGTAACCGACGGCGACGAGAAAGTCAAAGTATGCTATCTCACAGAACAGACCTCCCACCATCCCCCAGTATCAGCGTTCTACATCGACTGCCGCGAGCGAGGTGTCTCAGCGCGCGGATTTGACCAGATCAGCGCCAAGTTCACCGGCACCAGTATCCGTGTGAGCCCCGGCCAGCACAACCTTGGAATCTTTGTGAATATCGAAAAGAGAGACAACGAGGAATATCAGCTGACCCATCCAAACGCCCACCTGGGAGGAATACTGCGTGGAGCGCTTGCAGTAACAGTCGCGGACACATGCTACGTCACCTGCCCCAAAACGGGTCTGAAGGCCATCCTACAGTACATGGAAGAGGGCTGGATTGGCCGGTCACAGAATAAGCTCGAGGGCGTGATCTTCCGTTATGAATCGGACAAGGATACGATCAATCGATTGAAAGATGTGCCAGAGAGCGACGTTGTCGCTCGCATCACCGGCTCCTGGCATGGAAAGATCTACTTCACTCCGGCGGGCACCAAGGAGCCCCGTCTACTCATCGACATCACCCCACTTTACCCCATCACAAAGGACCTGCCTCCATCCGAACAACAGTTGTCCAACGAGTCATTGAAGTTCTGGTCGGGTGTCACAGACGCCATTGTTGGCAAGCAGTTCAACCAGGCTACCAAGCTCAAGCAGGATATTGAGGAACGGCAACGGCAGCGGGCTGCGGAGCGCATTGAAAAGGGTACGGAGTGGAGCCCCCGGTTCTTCACTGGCGCAGTCACGCCGCTGGGTAAGCCCGAGCTCACAGAGGAGGGACAAAATGCTCTGGAGGGAATTCGCACGGGCAAATTCGCTTTGACAGAAAGTACAGTACAGGGCGCATAG
- a CDS encoding Ubiquitin Carboxy-terminal hydrolase 37, whose amino-acid sequence MGSRIKRRRLTDPEDLSDDICQPASRLEKDSWNGFCEIESEPALFNVMLREFGVKGIMIQEVVSLDEEMMALLNNPVYGLIFLFRWREDNGGKQEATCPDGLWFANQTANNACASVALLNIVNNIPDIDLGENLRSFKKFTMPFTPALRGDAINNFEFVKRIHNSYARKMDILNSDLQLKTEATTRKKGPKGKAFEESDATFHFIAFMPVMGQLWKFDGLERQPRALGECSEDDWLELIKPNLLDRMAAYEEEEIEFSILGLVRDPLPDLINDLAVNVRKLEILNQRVTSLCQSSDTLVLDETVLGPDASLSLTREAIDAAAIPQETLDDYQTCSEKKLQEYQQTICRNQQGLRARIREEQQSHRSDDEYAAGRRFDYGPAVRTWLRRLAQKQQLQELSGLVAY is encoded by the exons ATGGGTTCTCGAATCAAAAGACGCCGCCTGACGGATCCAGAAGATCTCAGTGACGATATTTGCCAGCCTGCGTCCCGCCTGGAAAAAGACAGCTGGAATGGATTTTGCGAAATCGAATCAGAACCG GCCTTATTCAATGTGATGCTACGTGAATTTGGGGTCAAGGGTATAATGATCCAAGAAGTCGTTTCTCTCGACGAGGAAATGATGGCGCTCCTCAA TAATCCTGTTTACGGCTTGATATTCCTCTTCCGCTGGCGTGAAGATAACGGTGGAAAGCAGGAAGCGACTTGCCCTGACGGGCTGTGGTTCGCAAACCAG ACCGCTAACAATGCTTGTGCCAGCGTAGCACTATTAAACATTGTCAACAACATCCCCGACATTGATCTGGGAGAGAATCTACGATCCTTCAAGAAATTCACCATGCCTTTCACCCCAGCCCTTCGTGGGGATGCAATCAACAACTTTGAGTTTGTCAAAAGGATACACAACTCATATGCACG AAAAATGGACATCCTTAACTCAGATCTGCAGCTCAAGACCGAAGCTACCACAAGGAAAAAAGGGCCCAAGGGCAAAGCTTTTGAGGAATCGGACGCCACCTTTCACTTCATTGCATTTATGCCTGTGATGGGCCAGCTATGGAAGTTTGATGGCCTGGAGCGACAGCCACGAGCACTTG GGGAATGTTCTGAAGACGACTGGCTGGAACTGATCAAGCCCAACCTTCTGGACCGAATGGCTGCAtacgaagaagaggaaattGAATTCTCAATTTTAGGGCTCGTGCGGGACCCTCTGCCTGATCTCATCAACGACTTGGCTGTCAACGTGAGAAAGTTGGAAATTCTCAACCAGCGTGTCACATCCCTCTGCCAATCGTCAGATACGCTTGTTTTGGATGAAACTGTACTTGGTCCTGACGCTTCCCTATCTCTGACACGGGAAGCGATCGATGCAGCGGCGATCCCCCAGGAAACACTTGATGATTACCAGACGTGCTCTGAGAAGAAGCTACAGGAGTACCAGCAGACGATATGTAGGAATCAACAAGGACTTCGCGCACGCATTCGTGAAGAGCAGCAGTCCCACCGGTCGGATGACGAGTACGCAGCCGGACGGCGATTTGACTATGGGCCCGCAGTACGGACTTGGCTTCGACGCTTGGCACAGAAGCAACAATTGCAGGAGTTGTCTGGCCTCGTGGCCTACTGA